A single Camelus bactrianus isolate YW-2024 breed Bactrian camel chromosome 1, ASM4877302v1, whole genome shotgun sequence DNA region contains:
- the LOC105070226 gene encoding uncharacterized protein LOC105070226 isoform X1: MAGAVTVRCDSSWRAEEVAWPVLSLPRGGSKRRCPGRSSFSETTAVAPAASSRPSCLRSRRTGYAAWLPAPAPGRGWEPPGGRHGMGRGQGDTKRATKQDLVGGGRIRPSTWVCCPSGAMVPRAKNSYATVFPCCPPPDPTLLRLVDNSDEELIPDAPGHLP; encoded by the exons ATGGCCGGAGCAGTGACGG TGCGGTGCGACAGCagctggagggcagaggaggTGGCGTGGCCCGTCTTGTCCTTGCCAAGAGGCGGCAGCAAGCGCCGGTGTCCGGGAAGGTCTTCATTCAGCGAGACTACAGCAGTGGCACCCGCTGCCAGTTCCAGACCAAGTTGCCTGCGGAGCCGGAGAACCGGGTACGCAGCGTGGCTTCCTGCACCTGCCCCTGGGCGAGGGTGGGAGCCTCCCGGGGGCAGGCACGGAATGGGTCGGGGCCAGGGGGATACAAAGAGGGCCACTAAGCAAGACCTGGTTGGAGGAGGAAGAATAAGGCCAAGCACCTGGGTCTGCTGCCCTTCCGGAGCTATGGTACCCCGTGCCAAGAATTCGTATGCCACGGTCTTCCCCTGCTGTCCCCCACCCGACCCCACCCTACTCCGGCTTGTTGATAACAGTGATGAGGAACTGATTCCTGACGCTCCAGGCCACCTACCTTAG
- the LOC105070226 gene encoding uncharacterized protein LOC105070226 isoform X2, whose protein sequence is MVRSIGILGDVVRREGLRAQGPAARVRLPGGRRDQPSGRKCCHGRSSDGGCSHGHQLRNMKVPLNPERSSAVRQQLEGRGGGVARLVLAKRRQQAPVSGKVFIQRDYSSGTRCQFQTKLPAEPENRGQEETTPTLSVWH, encoded by the exons ATGGTTCGGTCGATTGGGATTCTGGGCGATGTAGTTCGCCGGGAAGGGCTGCGCGCGCAGGGCCCCGCGGCGCGCGTGCGCCTTCCGGGAGGGAGGCGGGACCAGCCGAGTGGAAGAAAATGTTGTCATGGCCGGAGCAGTGACGG GGGCTGCAGCCATGGACACCAGCTCAGAAACATGAAAGTTCCACTTAATCCAGAAAGATCTAG TGCGGTGCGACAGCagctggagggcagaggaggTGGCGTGGCCCGTCTTGTCCTTGCCAAGAGGCGGCAGCAAGCGCCGGTGTCCGGGAAGGTCTTCATTCAGCGAGACTACAGCAGTGGCACCCGCTGCCAGTTCCAGACCAAGTTGCCTGCGGAGCCGGAGAACCGG
- the LOC105070226 gene encoding uncharacterized protein LOC105070226 isoform X3, whose protein sequence is MVRSIGILGDVVRREGLRAQGPAARVRLPGGRRDQPSGRKCCHGRSSDGGCSHGHQLRNMKVPLNPERSSAVRQQLEGRGGGVARLVLAKRRQQAPVSGKVFIQRDYSSGTRCQFQTKLPAEPENRVTTRD, encoded by the exons ATGGTTCGGTCGATTGGGATTCTGGGCGATGTAGTTCGCCGGGAAGGGCTGCGCGCGCAGGGCCCCGCGGCGCGCGTGCGCCTTCCGGGAGGGAGGCGGGACCAGCCGAGTGGAAGAAAATGTTGTCATGGCCGGAGCAGTGACGG GGGCTGCAGCCATGGACACCAGCTCAGAAACATGAAAGTTCCACTTAATCCAGAAAGATCTAG TGCGGTGCGACAGCagctggagggcagaggaggTGGCGTGGCCCGTCTTGTCCTTGCCAAGAGGCGGCAGCAAGCGCCGGTGTCCGGGAAGGTCTTCATTCAGCGAGACTACAGCAGTGGCACCCGCTGCCAGTTCCAGACCAAGTTGCCTGCGGAGCCGGAGAACCGG
- the LOC105070226 gene encoding uncharacterized protein LOC105070226 isoform X5, producing the protein MVRSIGILGDVVRREGLRAQGPAARVRLPGGRRDQPSGRKCCHGRSSDGGCSHGHQLRNMKVPLNPERSSAVRQQLEGRGGGVARLVLAKRRQQAPVSGKVFIQRDYSSGTRCQFQTKLPAEPENRI; encoded by the exons ATGGTTCGGTCGATTGGGATTCTGGGCGATGTAGTTCGCCGGGAAGGGCTGCGCGCGCAGGGCCCCGCGGCGCGCGTGCGCCTTCCGGGAGGGAGGCGGGACCAGCCGAGTGGAAGAAAATGTTGTCATGGCCGGAGCAGTGACGG GGGCTGCAGCCATGGACACCAGCTCAGAAACATGAAAGTTCCACTTAATCCAGAAAGATCTAG TGCGGTGCGACAGCagctggagggcagaggaggTGGCGTGGCCCGTCTTGTCCTTGCCAAGAGGCGGCAGCAAGCGCCGGTGTCCGGGAAGGTCTTCATTCAGCGAGACTACAGCAGTGGCACCCGCTGCCAGTTCCAGACCAAGTTGCCTGCGGAGCCGGAGAACCGG
- the LOC105070226 gene encoding uncharacterized protein LOC105070226 isoform X4, producing MVRSIGILGDVVRREGLRAQGPAARVRLPGGRRDQPSGRKCCHGRSSDGGCSHGHQLRNMKVPLNPERSSAVRQQLEGRGGGVARLVLAKRRQQAPVSGKVFIQRDYSSGTRCQFQTKLPAEPENRVS from the exons ATGGTTCGGTCGATTGGGATTCTGGGCGATGTAGTTCGCCGGGAAGGGCTGCGCGCGCAGGGCCCCGCGGCGCGCGTGCGCCTTCCGGGAGGGAGGCGGGACCAGCCGAGTGGAAGAAAATGTTGTCATGGCCGGAGCAGTGACGG GGGCTGCAGCCATGGACACCAGCTCAGAAACATGAAAGTTCCACTTAATCCAGAAAGATCTAG TGCGGTGCGACAGCagctggagggcagaggaggTGGCGTGGCCCGTCTTGTCCTTGCCAAGAGGCGGCAGCAAGCGCCGGTGTCCGGGAAGGTCTTCATTCAGCGAGACTACAGCAGTGGCACCCGCTGCCAGTTCCAGACCAAGTTGCCTGCGGAGCCGGAGAACCGG
- the DNAJC28 gene encoding dnaJ homolog subfamily C member 28 — MMNTMYVMMAQILRSHLINASLIPNQMKMGSYLGVIRIRMMSTHKSKKKMREYYRLLNLDEGCSADDVRESFRKLAKRYHPDGGSSTADSATFIRIEEAYRKVLSHVIEQTNARKSKVEEAEEEEEKFKYKTPQHRHYLSFEGIGFGTPSQREKQYRQFRADRATEQVMEYQKQKLQSQYFTDSITVKDVRHSREQKITQAIERLVEDLIQESMAKGDFDNLSGKGKPLKKFSGCSYIDPMTHNLNRILIDNGYQPEWILMQKEIKDTIDQLREAILVSRKKLGNPMTPTEQKQWNQVCEQFQENIRKLNKRINDFNLIVPLLTRQKVHFDAHKEIARAQEIYETLMKTKEVTDKNLNNVDQGEGEKTPGVKTGFFNWINVWKLIKI, encoded by the coding sequence ATGATGAACACAATGTATGTGATGATGGCTCAGATCTTAAGATCTCATCTGATAAATGCTTCACTGATTCCTAATCAAATGAAAATGGGTTCATATCTTGGTGTCATTAGAATTAGAATGATGTCAACTCATAAATCCAAAAAGAAGATGAGAGAGTATTATAGGCTGCTGAATCTGGATGAAGGATGCTCTGCAGATGATGTCAGGGAATCTTTTCGTAAGCTTGCCAAGCGATACCATCCAGATGGTGGCTCTAGTACTGCTGATTCTGCAACATTTATAAGGATTGAAGAAGCTTATAGGAAGGTGCTTTCCCACGTGATAGAACAAACAAATGCCAGAAAGAGTAAAGttgaagaagcagaagaagaagaagaaaaatttaaatataaaacaccCCAACACCGGCATTATTTAAGTTTTGAAGGTATTGGTTTTGGGACTCCAAGCCAACGAGAGAAGCAGTATAGGCAATTTAGAGCAGACCGTGCAACTGAGCAAGTGATGGAATACCAAAAGCAGAAGCTACAAAGCCAGTATTTCACTGACAGTATAACTGTTAAAGATGTAAGACACAGTAGAGAACAAAAGATAACTCAAGCAATAGAGCGTTTAGTGGAGGATCTCATTCAGGAATCAATGGCAAAAGGAGACTTTGACAATCTCAGTGGGAAAGGAAAACCTCTAAAAAAATTTTCTGGCTGTTCATATATTGATCCCATGACTCACAACCTAAATAGAATATTGATAGATAATGGATATCAACCAGAGTGGATCCTAAtgcaaaaggaaataaaggataCTATTGATCAACTCAGAGAGGCAATTTTAGTGTCGAGGAAAAAACTTGGGAATCCAATGACACCAACTGAACAGAAACAGTGGAACCAAGTTTGTGAGCAGTTTcaagaaaacatcagaaaactAAACAAGCGAAttaatgattttaatttaattgttcCTCTCCTGACCAGGCAAAAAGTTCATTTCGATGCTCATAAAGAAATTGCCAGAGCCCAGGAAATATATGAGACCCTTATGAAAACAAAAGAAGTCACAGATAAAAACCTGAATAACGTTGatcagggagaaggggagaaaacaCCTGGAGTTAAGACAGGTTTTTTTAACTGGATAAATGTGTGGAAACTTATTAAAATATGA